In a single window of the Papaver somniferum cultivar HN1 chromosome 8, ASM357369v1, whole genome shotgun sequence genome:
- the LOC113305448 gene encoding nuclear transcription factor Y subunit beta-like, producing the protein MTPNRSPTTLLSTEIFCGNGAEIHETNKLNQPPERDPPTEARSLAQKKRRQREQDLKEHELKKQPPKREPSMARSLAQKKRQQREHELKNMQIQQTHCGREQQLKYKQIQQNNILLQPGVQRQRQQVDNKAQCLEQKTSNEMEKQEKLRQQGQEQLTKEAKELCDDAAEQRSIQEERNQFVLQRTHERKKLSQQERRRRELDQPPKKEPLTVYESINSRANKYSKCM; encoded by the exons ATGACACCTAATCGATCACCAACAACACTTCTTTCAACTGAAATTTTTTGTGGCAATGGTGCTGAAATTCAT GAAACAAATAAATTGAATCAACCACCAGAAAGGGATCCACCGACG GAAGCGCGATCTTTGGCTCAAAAAAAACGTCGTCAAAGAGAACAAGATTTAAAGGAACATGAATTAAAGAAACAACCTCCTAAAAGGGAGCCGTCCATG GCACGATCCTTGGCTCAGAAAAAACGTCAACAAAGAGAACATGAACTAAAAAATATGCAGATTCAACAAACACATTGTGGAAGGGAACAACAATTAAAGTATAAACAAATTCAACAAAATAATATTCTTCTACAGCCAGGTGTTCAGAGACAACGCCAACAAGTAGATAACAAAGCACAATGCTTAGAGCAAAAAACAAGTAACGAGATGGAAAAACAGGAAAAGCTACGTCAGCAAGGTCAAGAACAATTAACAAAAGAAGCTAAAGAGTTATGTGATGATGCTGCTGAACAAAGAAGCATTCAAGAGGAACGCAATCAATTTGTGCTTCAAAGAACTCAT GAAAGAAAGAAATTGTCACAACAAGAACGTCGTAGACGAGAATTGGATCAACCACCAAAAAAGGAGCCATTAACGGTATATGAATCGATCAATAGCAGAGCAAATAAATACTCAAAGTGTATGTGA
- the LOC113306666 gene encoding probable calcium-binding protein CML49, whose translation MAYATYSSHQQHAYYGAQPYDHEDFSDNYGSQHYSNKLQSYPQISEHNYYDEECVKPAAKLQQVQFPCNANGYGRTNNNQQQQQHGMMSPFSAGMLPSAFPKGTNPEIVKCFQMVDQDRSGFIDDKELQRALSSVQQSFSLRTIHLLMHLHTNNPKVRQLGPREFIAVYQCLQSWRTTFQRFDTDRSGKIDSSELQRALGALGFRVSPAIMNLLIAKYDKTGYKKKGLEYDSFIECCLTVKGLSDKFKENDVSCTGTVTFTYEEFMTTVLPFLMI comes from the exons ATGGCTTATGCAACATACTCTTCCCATCAGCAACATGCTTACTATGGTGCTCAACCATATGATCATGAGGATTTCAGTGACAATTATGGTTCTCAGCACTACAGTAATAAGTTGCAATCTTACCCACAAATCTCTGAGCACAACTACTACGATGAAGAATGTGTCAAACCTGCTGCTAAGTTGCAGCAGGTTCAATTCCCTTGCAATGCTAACGGCTATGGTCGTACTAATAataatcagcagcagcaacagcatggAATGATGAGTCCTTTCTCAGCAGGGATGTTACCATCCGCTTTCCCAAAAGGGACTAATCCTGAAATTGTGAAATGTTTTCAAATGGTTGATCAAGACAGAAGTGGATTcattgatgacaaggagttgcAAAGAGCTTTGTCTTCTGTTCAACAAAGCTTTAGTCTTCGTACTATTCATCTTCTGATGCATCTCCATACTAATAATCCCAAGGTTCGCCAGTTAG GGCCAAGGGAATTCATTGCTGTGTATCAGTGTCTTCAGAGTTGGAGG ACAACTTTTCAACGATTTGATACGGACCGAAGTGGGAAAATTGATTCTTCTGAGTTACAGAGGGCTCTAGGAGCACTTGGTTTCAGGGTTTCTCCAGCCATCATGAATTTGCTTATAGCGAAGTATGATAAAACTGGGTACAAAAAGAAGGGCCTTGAATATGACAGTTTCATAGA GTGCTGCCTTACTGTCAAG GGACTCtcggataagttcaaggaaaatgaTGTTTCGTGTACTGGAACTGTGACTTTCACATACGAGGAATTCATGACGACAGTTTTACCCTTTTTAATGATCTAA
- the LOC113306669 gene encoding probable calcium-binding protein CML49 codes for MAYAAYSSHQQHVYYGAQPYDHEDFGDSFGSHHYSNSMQACPQVSESNYYITSDQECGKPAAKPAAKLQQVQAPCSGDYVRTNSNKQQHGMMSPFSPSGMLPSAFPKGTNPEIVKCFQMVDQDKSGFIDDKELQRALSSVQQSFSIRTIHLLMHLHTNNPKVRQLGPKEFIAVYQSLMNWRETFQRFDTNRSGKIDSCELQRALGALGFKVSPAIMNLLISKYDKTGYKKKGLEYDSFIECCLTVKGLAEKFKEHDISCTGTATFTYEEFMVAILPFLMI; via the exons ATGGCTTATGCAGCATACTCTTCCCATCAGCAACATGTTTACTATGGTGCTCAACCATATGATCATGAGGATTTCGGTGACAGCTTTGGGTCTCATCACTACAGTAATAGCATGCAAGCTTGCCCACAAGTCTCTGAGAGTAACTACTACATTACCAGTGATCAAGAATGTGGGAAACCTGCTGCGAAACCTGCTGCTAAGTTACAGCAGGTTCAAGCCCCTTGCAGTGGTGACTATGTTCGCACTAATAGTAATAAGCAACAGCATGGAATGATGAGCCCTTTCTCACCATCAGGGATGTTACCATCTGCTTTCCCAAAAGGGACTAATCCTGAAATTGTGAAATGTTTTCAAATGGTTGATCAAGACAAAAGTGGATTcattgatgacaaggagttgcAAAGAGCTCTGTCTTCTGTTCAGCAAAGCTTTAGCATTCGTACTATTCATCTTCTGATGCATCTCCATACTAATAATCCCAAGGTTCGCCAGTTAG GGCCAAAGGAATTCATTGCTGTGTATCAGTCTCTTATGAATTGGAGG GAAACTTTTCAACGATTTGATACGAACCGAAGTGGGAAAATTGATTCTTGCGAGTTACAGAGGGCTCTAGGAGCGCTTGGTTTCAAGGTTTCTCCAGCCATCATGAATTTGCTCATTTCGAAGTATGATAAAACCGGGTACAAAAAGAAGGGCCTTGAATATGACAGTTTCATAGA GTGCTGCCTCACCGTTAAG GGACTCGCCGAGAAGTTCAAGGAACACGATATTTCGTGTACTGGAACTGCAACTTTCACGTACGAGGAATTCATGGTGGCAATTTTACCCTTTTTGATGATCTAA